AGGTAGCTGAATTGTGGGATCCGCCTGTTACATATTCGACGGGTAGTTTAGCGGTTTATGAGGGATCACCGCTTTCCGATGGTCAGGCTTGCTGTCTGCGGCTCAGAATCGGCGATGATTCGAACTGGTCAGACTGGTGTCAGATTTCATTTCGTATGAATTCTCTTCCGGGCATCCCGCAACCATTGAATCCCCTCGATAGTGCCATTACCGGAACACAACCGGAGCTTTACCTGCTCAATTCAGGTGATCCTGATGGAGATACGCTGTTGTATGAATTCATTATATTCGATGATTTAGATCAGATCGTGATAGAAAGTCCGCTGGTCACGCAAGCGATAGATTCAACTTCATGGATCTGCACTCAGGCCCTGGAAGAAGACCAGAGGTACCATTGGCAGGCGCGATCTTACGATGGCTATGAAAAATCGTCCTGGTCTGATAAAAAGACCTTTTTTGTCAACTCGGTTAACACTGCCCCGGAGATGTTTGATTTGATATTTCCACCTGACTCGAACAACATCCCCTTGGCTGACTTGAACCCGGTGTTCAAGTGGACTTGTGCGCTCGATCCCGATCCTCTCGATACTGTCAGCTATACAGTCTATCTTTCCGAGGACAGCAGTTTCAATCAAGTCGTGCAATACTCTGATTACACGGATACTTTTGCTGTCCTGCCGGAATCTCTTAAGCCTGCATCTCACTACTGGTGGAAGGTGCGCGCGGTCGATCTTTTTCAAAATGAAAGCTGGTCTGTGAATTCAATGGACTTTTTTACTATTCAATGTGGCGATGTCAACCTGGATCGAGCGGTTGAAATCAGCGACGCGGTATATATAATCAATTACATATTTTTGGGTGGCGGAGAGCCTTCACCGCTTCAGTCTGCTGACGTCAACTGTGACTCCTCTGCTGACCTCAGCGACGCTTTTTATATCATCAATTTTATTTTTATGAGTGGTTCGCCTCCCTGCGACCTCGACTCCGATGGTGAATTTGACTGTTAAATTTCAGACCTGCTGAATCCTCAGGGATACCTTTGTTGAACCGGGTAGTTAAACCGTATAAAATACAAATTGACCTGCAATGGTAATTCTTTTATAATGTTGTTGAGCATTTTCATCTTAATGGCATGAATCGATAAGAATTCAGTACGATAATCCGATATTAATAATTAAGTGAATAGCTCTTGACCGTCTACCAATCTGGAACTTAAAAACAGCTATTTGGGGCATGTGCAGTATAGCATTTAGAGGTCAACATACCACTGTTCAAATTTTGCACTCAATTGCGTGAGTCGACTGATGCTAAGGAGCTGAGAATAGATAAACTATTTAGGAGTTGAGAGTGTCCGATTCCGAAGCCACTGATAAAAACGATCCTGCCAGGAATATGTGGTCTCGCAGTAAGATCTTATTCAATACGATTGCGCTGACCGCGGTCTCTGTTTTCCTGGTAGAATGGCTGTTGTACTCTGTTCTGGAGGATGTTTTCGCTGACTCTGTAATGGCAGGGATGGTGGTAAATAGTCTGAGCATAGTTTTTATATTTACCATTTCGGTTATATTCTTACTCAGAAAACTGCGCAATAAAAACATGCCTCAATCCACATTTGACACCTGTCTGGAGACTCACTTGAATTCGATAATCGATGTTTGCCCCGATGCGATCACGGTGGCTGACCTTGATGGGAATGTACTTGAGTGCAACCGGGCGGCCCTTGACCTGTTAAAGATTCAAAGTAAAAATGATTACATCGGACAGAACCTCTACAATTACATCAGTGAAGATTTGAAAAACAGTCTCACCGAGGATATCAAGCGTGTGCAGTCCTCCCAAAAACTCATCAGCCTCGATTACGAATTGATCCAAACCGACGGCACTCGTATCTTCGTTGATGTTTCCGCCAGCGTTTTGCGTGATAGCAATGGTAATCCATATGGTTTTATCGCAACCGGCCGGGATGTTACTGCTCGCAAAAAAGCGGAACGCGATTTGCATGAAAGCGAGGAACGTTTCAAGAAGCTGATCTCGGCGGCCCCGGTTTCGATTTTACTGGTACAGGATGGCAGATATGTTTTTGGCAACCACGCCAGCGCACGGATGCTGGGTTACGATCATCCCTCGCAAATAATTGGTCTAAGCGCGTTGGATACGATCGCCCCGGAGTGTCATCAGGCTATAATCGAACGAATGAAACAAGTCAAGTCCGGTTCGGCAAATAAATCGATGCAGCTTAAGATACAGCGACCTGACGGTGCATTCATCTGGTCTGAGTCGACCTCGGTGCCGATCAAGATCGATGGTAAGGACGCCGCGCTCGTGATCGGACGCGACATGACTGAGCAGAGAAAAGCCGAACAGAAAATCCGCGAGAGCGAACAGAAATATCGAACTCTTGTAGAAAAATCCCTGCAGGGTGTAATCATCGCCCAGGATAATCCTATCAGGCTGAGTTTCGCCAACCAGGCGATTGCCGATATGGTTGGTTACAGCGTAGAGGAACTGGTATCCATGTCGCCTGAAAAGCTGAGTTGCCTTATCCATGAGGATGACCGTGAGGAATTTCTAGGCAATTTCAGAAAACGCCTGGCTGGAGAACAGCTCGCACCGATCAGAGAATACAGGTTTATAGACCGTTCCGGGCAGGTACGCTGGATTGAAAGTTACAGCAACCTGATTGACTATAACGGCGAAAAGGCGACCCTGACGGTCTTTGTTGATATAACCGAGAGAAAAAAAGCGGAATCCGAACTGAGGTTGAATTCCCTCGTGCTGGACCAGATCCAGGATCGCGTCACGATCACCGATCTGAAAGGTCGAATTACTTATGTTAATGAAGCAGAGGTAAGAACTCTCGGCTACCCGAAAGAAAAACTTATCGGCAGTTCAGTGGAAATTTATGGTGAAGACCCGGAGCAGGGTGCCAGCCAGAGTGAGATCGTCGAGGAAACATTAAAGCACGGTTTTTGGCGGGGTGAAATCGTAAACTACACCAGCGATGGAAAAGAGATCATCCTTGACTGCAGAACCCAGGTTGTACATGATGAGAATGACAGAGTTGTCGCTTTGTGTGGTATCTCGACTGACATCACCAAGAGGAAACAAACTGAAGAAGCCCTGCGTGACTCCGAGTTCCTTCTGAATGAAACCGGCGATATCGCGAGAGTCGGAGGCTGGGAAGTTGACCTCAAAACCAACGAGTTGAAATGGACAAAAACCACTCGTCTGATTCATGAAGTTGAGGATGATTTTAAACCGAACATAAAAAATGGAACTGAATTCTATGAGCCTGAATACCGTCCGATAATCACCCGTGCTGTTCGTGATGCGATTGCAAAAAATAAATCATTCGATCTGGAATTGCAGTTGAAAACCGCAAAGGAGAAGCGCATATGGGTGAGGACGATTGGCAAGCCGGAATTCATTGACGGCAAATGCCTGCGAGTCAGGGGGATCTTCCAGGACATCACCGAACGCAAAAATGCGGAATTGAAACTCCGTGCCAGCGAGGAAAAGCTGGCAAGCTATATATCCCTCGCTCCCGACGGCATCTTTGTTGTCGATGATTCCGGGCGGTATATCGATGTTAACAATGCGGCTATACTCTTGACCGGCTACTCCAAAGACGAGTTGCTGAACATGACGATCTCTGATCTCGCTCATCCGGATTTCGAGAAAAACGGAATCGAATCATTCCAGGAACTCAAGAAAAACGGCCATGTCAATGCTGAAATATGCATACTGACAAAGAGTGGAACCGAACTCTGGGCCTCGATGGATGGGGTCCGTTTGACCGATAACAGCTTCATGGCATTTTGCGCGGATATTACCGAGACCAAGCGCTTGCGCGAACTCGAAGCGCGCGCCCAGAGACTGGAGACAGCCGGAACATTTGCCGGGCAGATTGCTCACGATTTTAACAACTTGCTGGGACCGTTGATTGCTTATCCAGAACTGATGCGTTGCGAACTTCCGCGCAACCATACGGTTCTAACCTATCTCCACGATATCGAAATGTCTGCCAGGCGCATGGCCGATATCAATCAACAACTGCTGACCCTGGGGCGCCGGGGGCATTACAGCCATGACATCATTAATCTCAATGAAGTTGTGCTGCAGGCTGTAAGGGAAGCGCGTATTGACTCAGCCACAGTCAAATGCCGGCTCGAACTCGCTGATGATCTTATGAATATCAAGGGCGGTTTTGCCCAGATCCACCGGGTAATATCTAATTTGCTGAGCAATGCCCGCGATGCTATCGGAGATATCGGAACTATAACCGTAAAAACCGAGAACTTTTACGCCGATGATGTCAGCATCGCTTTCGGCCAGGTGCCACGGGGTGAATTTATCAAGCTTACTATTTCTGATGATGGTTGCGGTATACCCGAGAATCTGGTCGACCGAGTCTTCGATCCGTTTGTGACTTCGAAAAAAACTGACCGCGAACGCGGTTCCGGACTGGGGCTCAGTATCGTTGATGCGGTCATGAAAGACCACGAGGGTTTTGTTGATCTCGAGACAAAAACAGGCCAGGGAACTTCGTTTTATCTCTACTTCCCGGTTTCGCGCGAAAGCAGGGGAGATGAATCCGAGGCGGAAATTCAGGGTGGAAACGAGAAAATCATGATTATCGATGACGATCGTGTCCAGCGTGATGTGACCTCGAAACTGCTTAAAAAACTCGGTTACAGCGTAAGCGAGGTCGAATGCGGTGAAAAAGCGATCGAGATCCTGAAATCAGAGCGTTTTGACTTATTGATTCTTGACATGGTTATGCCTCCGGGTATAGACGGCGCGGAGACCTACGAACGTGTAATCGACATACAGCCTGACCAGAAAGCGATTATAATGTCCGGTTTTTCGGAAACGGAGCGTGTTATCAAAGCCCAGAAGCTGGGAGTTGGCGCTTTTATAAAAAAACCTGTCACGCTTAAAACTCTGGCTTCTGCGATCCGTACAGAACTGAATAGAAAGCGCAAAAAGGCTTATACTTGAGCTAAACAGCTTATCTTAAATTACAGATTGTACAATTTTTTGTATTTTTTCACGGTTATATCCACACTGTTATTAATAAGCTTGTAATTGCGGAGGACTATTTTTATCTTTTTGGTACTGCAAATGAGAAAGTGATGATAGAAAAGGTGAATAGCTTTTCCGCATGAAGCAATCATCCCGAATTACGCTGACAAATCTTATACGCAAGTGCAGTTCCGGTGATCAATCTGCGTGGCATGAGCTGATCGATTTAATTGCACCCCTGATATTTTCGATCTGCCACAAGAGCCGTCTCTCCCGGGACGAGAGTTTCGACATTTACGGGCAGGTCTGCCTGGAACTGCTGAAATCGATTGATTCCATATCGGATCCGAAAAAAATCTATGCGTTTGTCTCGACAATCACGCGCAGGCAGATTTACGCGTACTACAACTCATTGAAATTTAACGAGTTCATTGAAAACAAAGATGTCCTTGACGATGGCTCGGATGGTATTTCAGCCGAATCATTTTACCTCAGGATAAAAAACCGTGAGCTACTGTCCGAAGCGCTGGAAAGCCTGCCGATAAAGGAATCCAAATTGCTGAAACTGCTGTTTCTGGACAGGCGCGGGTTATCCTACCGGGAGATATCAAAATACTTAAATATACCTGAATCTTCGATCGGACCGACCCGCTCCAGGGCGCTGGAAAAACTGTATCGTAAGTTGAAGGGTAAAATGAAACCGATTTAGGTATTTTTTAAGATCGAAAATTACACTTTATATAGAGGTAAGTATGTCAATTGATACTGAAAAATTTGAACGCCTGCAGAAATATCTTTCCGGCCGGATGAATTCAAAGGAGCGAAAAGCTTTTGAAAAGGAGCTCGTGGCAGATCAGGTGCTGGCCGATATGGCAGATTTTTTGAAGGCTGAGAAATCCGGTAGTTTGGATCACAGCTTCGAATATCTTCGCCAGGCCGCCCATAGCCTGCTCGATCGCCAGCTAATTGAGCTTGAACAAGCCGAACGTGATAATCGGCGGGCTGTAACACTGTTTGATTCTAAACTTCTGCCATTGCCGGAGGGAGTGCGCCCGGCAACTGTCGATACCCGTCGTTTGCGCTATAAACTCGGACAGAGCTACCTGGATATTTCAATCTACCCGATCTCATTGCATTCATTTGAAATGATCGGGCAGTTGAGCGATCGGGATGAAGATCAAAGGCTGTCTATTAAGCTGGTCGGCGATGTCGGCCGGTTCGAAGTTGAGGCGAATCAGTTTGCCATGTTCCGCTTTGAAAAGATTTTAGCGGACAGCTACGAGATGACGATCAGATCCGGTAGTGAAATTTTGGGCCGTCTGATTATCGAATTATGAGTGAAATACAAAAAATACCGAAATTCAGGACAGCAGAGGAATTCCGTGCCTTTTTGAATGAGAGCTTTGAAGGTGATCCAGGTCGATTGCTCAAAGCGATCAACACAAGCGTAAATAATTATCTGCGCAGTGACCTTGTGAAAGCTGATGATTACCTGAAGAAAGCTTCAGGATTAAAGAAGTTCTTTCCTCCCGCGTACAGGCCGCAACTGGAAGCAATCGAAGCTCGTATAGAGCACTGGAAGGGCAACAGCATAAGGGCTCGAAGTCTGTATCTAAAGGCGATTGATAAGATGGTGGCGGCCCGGGAATTCGAGCAGGCCGCGAAAACCCGCCTGGGGCTGTTGGACGTCCATATGTACCTGGGGGAGTATGACAGGGCGTTCAGAACCGGGCGGAAGGCGTTACGTTATTTCCACAGTAAGAAGAACCAAAACCTTATTGCAAGGCTGTTGACCAACCTGGGAAATATCTATCATCGCCAGGACCGCAATCGTATGGCTCTGCGTTATTACGACCGTGCCCGCAAAATCTTCATGAATGTCGGCGGGCCGGCTTTGGCGCTGGTTGAATTCAACCGGGCAAATATCTGCATGAACCTGAACCGTCTTGACGAGGCCG
The nucleotide sequence above comes from Candidatus Zixiibacteriota bacterium. Encoded proteins:
- a CDS encoding sigma-70 family RNA polymerase sigma factor — its product is MKQSSRITLTNLIRKCSSGDQSAWHELIDLIAPLIFSICHKSRLSRDESFDIYGQVCLELLKSIDSISDPKKIYAFVSTITRRQIYAYYNSLKFNEFIENKDVLDDGSDGISAESFYLRIKNRELLSEALESLPIKESKLLKLLFLDRRGLSYREISKYLNIPESSIGPTRSRALEKLYRKLKGKMKPI
- a CDS encoding PAS domain S-box protein — protein: MSDSEATDKNDPARNMWSRSKILFNTIALTAVSVFLVEWLLYSVLEDVFADSVMAGMVVNSLSIVFIFTISVIFLLRKLRNKNMPQSTFDTCLETHLNSIIDVCPDAITVADLDGNVLECNRAALDLLKIQSKNDYIGQNLYNYISEDLKNSLTEDIKRVQSSQKLISLDYELIQTDGTRIFVDVSASVLRDSNGNPYGFIATGRDVTARKKAERDLHESEERFKKLISAAPVSILLVQDGRYVFGNHASARMLGYDHPSQIIGLSALDTIAPECHQAIIERMKQVKSGSANKSMQLKIQRPDGAFIWSESTSVPIKIDGKDAALVIGRDMTEQRKAEQKIRESEQKYRTLVEKSLQGVIIAQDNPIRLSFANQAIADMVGYSVEELVSMSPEKLSCLIHEDDREEFLGNFRKRLAGEQLAPIREYRFIDRSGQVRWIESYSNLIDYNGEKATLTVFVDITERKKAESELRLNSLVLDQIQDRVTITDLKGRITYVNEAEVRTLGYPKEKLIGSSVEIYGEDPEQGASQSEIVEETLKHGFWRGEIVNYTSDGKEIILDCRTQVVHDENDRVVALCGISTDITKRKQTEEALRDSEFLLNETGDIARVGGWEVDLKTNELKWTKTTRLIHEVEDDFKPNIKNGTEFYEPEYRPIITRAVRDAIAKNKSFDLELQLKTAKEKRIWVRTIGKPEFIDGKCLRVRGIFQDITERKNAELKLRASEEKLASYISLAPDGIFVVDDSGRYIDVNNAAILLTGYSKDELLNMTISDLAHPDFEKNGIESFQELKKNGHVNAEICILTKSGTELWASMDGVRLTDNSFMAFCADITETKRLRELEARAQRLETAGTFAGQIAHDFNNLLGPLIAYPELMRCELPRNHTVLTYLHDIEMSARRMADINQQLLTLGRRGHYSHDIINLNEVVLQAVREARIDSATVKCRLELADDLMNIKGGFAQIHRVISNLLSNARDAIGDIGTITVKTENFYADDVSIAFGQVPRGEFIKLTISDDGCGIPENLVDRVFDPFVTSKKTDRERGSGLGLSIVDAVMKDHEGFVDLETKTGQGTSFYLYFPVSRESRGDESEAEIQGGNEKIMIIDDDRVQRDVTSKLLKKLGYSVSEVECGEKAIEILKSERFDLLILDMVMPPGIDGAETYERVIDIQPDQKAIIMSGFSETERVIKAQKLGVGAFIKKPVTLKTLASAIRTELNRKRKKAYT